The Anaerolineae bacterium genome has a window encoding:
- a CDS encoding Flagellar biosynthesis protein FlhF produces the protein MEPKTFTAPTTQEALELVQNEFGPEAVILSVRQVPGGPAWEVWKQPLVEVLAMPGVPTVSESLPKNRPKSSLEQAQKSAIPFPVNSELTRKSENFRSNEIDPHTYLAQLAEKLARQQVEQSSPPPDPQPKVANGKNTVAIPPALVRARQELTQQGLDAEIIKDLFHRAAETINPKIFNDEERLRQTLRKQLETYLRILRIERWQAGKTRTARILYVIGPSGSGKTSFCARLTAYLNQNDSRRIAWVCADTIRTGAIAQTRAYAQAFGIEPRFVYTAADLQQTFTELENEDLILVDTPARNPYNAQEIIELSELLTVAPQKIIFLVLPASAKEADLQQAVAAFSPLGVNAFVFSKLDETRQYGSLFNIVWKSKIPIAYLSDGNQILDHLHPAQARFLSELILRKD, from the coding sequence ATGGAACCAAAAACCTTTACTGCCCCTACAACTCAGGAAGCCCTGGAGCTTGTTCAAAATGAGTTTGGACCCGAGGCCGTTATCCTCTCCGTGCGCCAGGTGCCTGGCGGACCGGCCTGGGAAGTCTGGAAACAACCGCTGGTGGAAGTGCTGGCTATGCCGGGTGTCCCAACCGTTTCTGAGTCGCTTCCTAAAAATCGTCCAAAATCTTCGTTGGAACAAGCTCAAAAAAGCGCCATCCCCTTCCCAGTGAACTCCGAGCTAACCAGGAAGTCGGAGAACTTCAGGTCAAATGAAATTGATCCGCATACCTATCTTGCCCAACTGGCAGAGAAATTAGCCAGACAACAAGTTGAGCAATCATCTCCTCCACCCGATCCTCAACCCAAAGTGGCTAATGGGAAAAACACCGTCGCTATTCCGCCAGCTTTGGTACGCGCCCGTCAGGAACTGACTCAACAAGGTCTTGATGCCGAAATTATCAAAGATCTTTTCCACCGCGCTGCCGAAACCATCAACCCCAAGATATTCAACGACGAAGAACGCTTGCGTCAAACTCTGCGCAAACAATTGGAAACCTATCTACGCATTCTACGGATTGAACGCTGGCAGGCTGGCAAGACCCGGACGGCGCGCATCCTGTATGTGATCGGGCCAAGTGGGTCAGGTAAAACCAGTTTTTGCGCTCGACTAACCGCTTATCTAAACCAAAACGATTCCCGCCGCATTGCCTGGGTATGTGCCGATACGATCCGCACCGGGGCAATCGCCCAAACCCGTGCGTATGCCCAAGCCTTCGGAATTGAACCTCGCTTTGTCTATACAGCCGCTGATTTACAACAAACCTTTACCGAGCTAGAAAACGAGGATCTGATTCTGGTAGACACTCCAGCCCGAAACCCCTACAACGCTCAAGAGATCATCGAATTGAGTGAACTGTTAACGGTAGCTCCGCAAAAGATCATCTTTCTGGTGCTACCAGCTTCGGCAAAAGAAGCCGACCTGCAACAGGCAGTGGCTGCCTTCAGTCCGTTGGGTGTTAATGCTTTCGTGTTCAGTAAGCTCGATGAAACCCGTCAGTATGGAAGCCTGTTTAACATTGTGTGGAAGAGCAAGATCCCCATTGCATACCTGAGTGATGGCAACCAGATTTTGGATCACCTTCACCCCGCCCAGGCAAGGTTTTTATCCGAACTTATCCTGAGGAAGGATTGA
- a CDS encoding RNA polymerase sigma factor for flagellar operon, with protein sequence MDARKDDAELIQHFLKTRDPQTREEIILRYIPLVHFVLGRLGISQALGADYEDAASQGILGLIEAVDRYDASHGTQFSTYAILRIRGKVIDQLRSHDWLSRGARQRARQLQGAIDSFWEQYHRPPSDEELAELLQWDLEGLRQAFIDSSHVLLSLDTVITSEGDETISLHEILADEEQENPDALIETEELKEALIQIIRSLPEREQLVLSLYYYEHLTFKEIGMVLDVSESRVCQLHTKAILSLRSKLKRAMLQAENLTQHERFPRPHTLHRSGNISDQGGTTL encoded by the coding sequence ATGGACGCACGCAAAGACGACGCCGAGTTAATCCAGCATTTTTTGAAAACCCGAGACCCTCAAACGCGGGAGGAGATTATCTTACGCTATATCCCTCTCGTGCATTTTGTCCTGGGGAGGTTAGGGATCTCTCAGGCTCTCGGCGCCGACTATGAAGACGCTGCCAGCCAGGGCATTCTCGGCTTGATTGAGGCTGTTGACCGCTACGACGCCTCCCATGGCACGCAATTCAGCACCTATGCCATTTTACGCATTCGTGGCAAAGTCATCGATCAGCTTCGATCGCACGATTGGCTCTCACGTGGAGCGCGTCAACGGGCTCGCCAACTCCAGGGGGCAATCGATAGTTTCTGGGAACAATATCATCGCCCGCCCAGTGATGAAGAACTGGCTGAGCTTTTGCAATGGGATCTGGAAGGGCTGAGACAGGCTTTTATCGATAGCAGTCATGTCTTGCTCTCTCTGGATACGGTCATCACTTCCGAGGGTGACGAAACCATCTCCTTGCATGAAATTCTGGCCGATGAAGAACAAGAAAATCCAGATGCTTTGATTGAGACTGAAGAATTGAAAGAAGCCTTAATCCAGATCATTCGATCCCTGCCTGAACGGGAGCAGTTGGTTCTTTCTCTATACTACTATGAACACCTGACCTTCAAAGAAATCGGTATGGTTCTAGATGTATCGGAGTCACGCGTCTGTCAATTGCACACCAAAGCCATCCTTTCGTTGCGTTCCAAACTCAAACGAGCAATGTTGCAAGCCGAAAACCTTACACAACACGAGCGTTTCCCACGCCCTCACACCCTCCATCGCTCAGGAAACATCTCTGATCAGGGAGGTACGACTCTATGA
- a CDS encoding Flagellar basal-body rod protein FlgF → MIKGLYSAASAMLANLYRHGLLAHNIANVDTPGFKQVLTSLDEFKETAMIYPPGPTAGFANLRWIGNFGLGVQNSADITDFLQGGLRHTGHTFDFAIQGAGFFRIQTPDGERYTRDGRFYRDVDGNLVTVDGYQVLDEGGQPINLPEGELSVSPEGVILVNGQIIATLGLAAFEDPSAELTRDGSNYFAAEGGPTSDTVGSIAQGYLEMSNANPAQLMTQMIAVARAYEAAQKMVQTQDELLGKAINSLGTF, encoded by the coding sequence ATGATCAAAGGTTTATATTCTGCAGCTTCGGCAATGTTAGCCAACCTCTACCGCCATGGGTTATTAGCCCACAACATCGCCAATGTAGACACGCCTGGCTTCAAGCAAGTCTTAACCAGCCTGGATGAGTTCAAAGAAACCGCCATGATCTATCCTCCAGGTCCAACTGCTGGCTTCGCGAATCTACGCTGGATCGGTAATTTTGGTTTAGGAGTCCAAAACTCAGCAGATATTACCGATTTCTTGCAAGGCGGGCTGCGTCATACCGGGCATACCTTCGACTTTGCTATTCAAGGAGCAGGGTTCTTCCGCATCCAGACACCAGATGGCGAGCGATATACCCGCGATGGACGTTTTTACCGCGACGTTGACGGCAACCTCGTCACAGTGGATGGGTATCAGGTGTTGGACGAGGGTGGACAACCAATCAACCTGCCCGAGGGAGAATTATCGGTCAGCCCAGAAGGTGTCATTCTGGTCAATGGACAGATCATTGCCACTCTGGGTTTAGCGGCATTTGAAGACCCGAGTGCCGAACTAACCCGCGATGGCTCGAATTATTTTGCAGCCGAGGGAGGCCCCACCAGTGACACCGTTGGCAGCATTGCGCAAGGCTATCTAGAGATGTCAAACGCCAACCCCGCCCAACTCATGACCCAGATGATCGCCGTTGCGCGGGCTTATGAGGCCGCTCAAAAGATGGTGCAGACTCAAGATGAGTTGCTTGGTAAAGCCATCAATTCATTAGGCACCTTTTGA
- a CDS encoding Flagellar basal-body rod protein FlgG, translating to MTLSIHQILHISRSGMMTRLLDLDVVSHNLANINTHGFKASRSNFQEMFQQRLYSGVQLRTTQRFMDQGAFKITSRELDLAINGYGFFGVTLPDGRIAYTRDGEFTLDAERRIVNGNGFPLVWDGSLPEEFEEINVETDGSVMVLQNGVWNQVGTIPLARFPNPNGLESYGNNLWLESEVSGPVTVGTATNEGFGEIRNHVLEMSNVNIANELTQMILLQRSFSLSQRTFQQTDAMLEQAIQMRRI from the coding sequence ATGACTCTCTCTATCCACCAGATTTTACACATTAGCCGCAGCGGCATGATGACCCGTTTGCTCGATCTGGATGTAGTCAGTCACAACCTGGCAAACATCAACACGCATGGATTCAAAGCCAGTCGCTCCAATTTTCAAGAAATGTTCCAGCAGCGACTGTATAGCGGTGTACAGTTACGCACCACACAGCGCTTTATGGATCAGGGGGCGTTCAAAATTACTTCCCGGGAACTTGATCTTGCAATAAACGGATATGGGTTCTTCGGCGTAACCCTACCTGACGGACGCATTGCCTATACACGCGATGGTGAGTTCACCCTGGACGCCGAGCGCCGCATTGTCAATGGCAATGGCTTTCCCCTGGTCTGGGATGGTTCACTCCCCGAAGAATTCGAGGAGATTAACGTTGAAACAGATGGTTCCGTGATGGTGCTCCAAAACGGAGTCTGGAATCAAGTTGGAACCATCCCTCTGGCTCGTTTTCCCAATCCCAACGGATTGGAGAGTTATGGAAATAATCTGTGGCTCGAAAGTGAAGTTTCTGGTCCGGTTACAGTTGGCACAGCAACGAACGAGGGATTTGGGGAAATCCGCAACCACGTACTGGAGATGTCGAATGTGAACATTGCCAACGAACTAACCCAGATGATCCTGTTGCAACGCTCTTTCAGCCTTTCTCAACGCACCTTTCAACAAACGGATGCCATGCTGGAACAAGCCATCCAAATGCGCAGGATTTAA
- a CDS encoding Flagellar hook-associated protein FlgK: protein MSNILYGLNIALKAMLSQQIAIQVTEHNVANATTPGYRRQEAMMSADLPHIFPSLRANVVPGQLGMGVVVNRIRQYNLEFFDDRYRRALSESKGWQMQADVLRQVEATLAETSEDGLIAKLDAFWSGWQALSNDPTNLAVRADMLERGAALAKAINWRAQSLVRIQQDQNSLILQRVNEINTLASKIAALNVEIVAVKSAGSAPNDLMDQRDQLITRLAELSGATAAIQENGEALVSIGGHALVIGATTFKLATTSGNLSTIYWEADSVAFNPTRGELAGLLQARDVIIPRILNSLDALAQNLVSQVNTLHASGYALDGSTTGLNFFDPTGTTALSIQLSSDVANQPQRIAAAQQNNAPADGNNAVALASLRESLVMNGATETFNQYYTRQITEMGIDIQRANAFAQDRLDVAKSLDALKEAVVGVNLDEEAANLIKYQRAFQAATRLVTVMDEMLDKIINGMGVVGR, encoded by the coding sequence ATGTCCAATATTCTCTACGGTCTCAATATTGCCCTCAAGGCAATGCTCAGCCAGCAAATTGCCATCCAGGTCACCGAGCACAATGTTGCCAATGCCACCACGCCGGGTTACCGCCGCCAGGAAGCGATGATGAGCGCCGACCTGCCGCATATTTTCCCCTCCCTGAGAGCCAACGTCGTGCCCGGACAGTTGGGCATGGGGGTGGTCGTCAACCGCATTCGCCAGTACAACCTTGAATTTTTTGATGACCGCTACCGGCGCGCGCTCAGTGAGAGCAAAGGCTGGCAAATGCAAGCCGACGTCTTGCGACAGGTCGAAGCCACGCTCGCCGAAACCAGCGAAGATGGGCTGATCGCCAAACTCGACGCCTTCTGGAGTGGCTGGCAGGCATTGAGCAATGACCCGACCAATCTGGCAGTGCGAGCAGATATGCTGGAGCGCGGCGCCGCCCTCGCCAAAGCGATTAACTGGCGCGCTCAATCTCTGGTACGCATTCAGCAGGATCAAAATTCCTTGATTTTACAACGGGTCAATGAAATTAACACCCTTGCCAGCAAAATTGCCGCTTTGAATGTCGAAATCGTGGCGGTAAAATCGGCTGGAAGCGCGCCGAATGACTTGATGGATCAAAGAGACCAGTTAATCACCCGCCTGGCTGAGTTGAGTGGAGCAACGGCTGCCATCCAGGAAAACGGCGAAGCACTGGTTTCGATTGGCGGACATGCCCTCGTGATCGGCGCGACCACTTTCAAACTGGCAACCACGAGTGGAAACCTTTCAACGATTTATTGGGAAGCCGATTCCGTAGCCTTTAATCCAACCCGAGGGGAACTGGCTGGTTTACTGCAAGCCCGCGACGTTATTATTCCCCGCATCCTCAACAGTCTGGATGCCCTCGCCCAGAATCTGGTCAGCCAGGTTAACACACTGCACGCCAGCGGTTACGCTTTAGATGGCAGCACAACCGGTTTGAACTTTTTCGACCCAACGGGTACAACTGCGCTGAGCATTCAACTCTCAAGCGATGTTGCCAATCAACCCCAGCGCATTGCCGCAGCCCAACAAAACAACGCCCCGGCTGATGGAAACAATGCGGTTGCGCTCGCCAGTTTGCGGGAAAGTCTGGTTATGAACGGCGCTACCGAGACTTTTAACCAGTATTACACCCGACAAATTACCGAGATGGGCATTGACATCCAACGCGCTAATGCCTTTGCACAGGATCGATTGGATGTGGCAAAATCGCTGGATGCCCTGAAAGAAGCTGTGGTTGGCGTAAATTTGGATGAGGAAGCTGCCAATCTCATCAAATACCAGCGCGCTTTCCAGGCTGCCACCCGATTGGTAACCGTCATGGATGAAATGCTGGATAAAATCATCAATGGCATGGGAGTAGTCGGACGCTAG
- a CDS encoding Flagellar hook-associated protein FlgL has translation MRITQRMMTERAIEYMDENLKRLYQLQEKVSSGKEFLRPSDNPSGVNSALNLRSVLKMNNAYLDSAATTESWMSATDYALIQTTQLATRAMNLTRQGMSDTLGAEQRNTLAAELDMVLQQVLSVANTSHQGNYIFGGFQTLNPPFALTDSNSDGTLDTVVRSGDSGTINRLISPNLTVVQNVNGYDLFNDLMVAIMNARDALRNNGDPNQMNDLQSAIAALETQINNANEALTTNGARQREVRLIKDRLEKSQIELKSLLSQKEDVNMTEAISYLQHQQTVYQTVLEVGKRAISALSLFDLLG, from the coding sequence ATGCGCATCACCCAACGCATGATGACCGAAAGGGCAATCGAATACATGGACGAGAACCTGAAGCGCCTCTATCAACTTCAAGAAAAGGTTTCTTCAGGGAAAGAGTTTCTGCGTCCCTCAGACAATCCAAGTGGCGTGAACAGCGCACTCAATCTCCGTTCGGTGCTCAAGATGAACAATGCCTATCTGGATAGCGCCGCTACTACCGAAAGCTGGATGTCTGCCACGGATTATGCCCTGATTCAAACCACCCAGCTTGCTACACGGGCTATGAACCTCACCCGGCAAGGGATGTCAGATACGCTTGGCGCAGAGCAACGGAACACGCTGGCAGCCGAACTCGACATGGTGCTTCAGCAAGTCCTGAGCGTAGCCAACACCAGCCATCAGGGCAATTACATCTTCGGCGGCTTTCAAACCCTTAACCCTCCTTTCGCCCTGACAGACTCGAACAGCGATGGGACACTCGACACCGTGGTACGCAGCGGAGATAGCGGCACGATCAACCGTCTGATCAGCCCAAATCTAACCGTCGTCCAAAACGTTAATGGATACGACCTATTTAACGACTTAATGGTAGCAATTATGAATGCCCGTGATGCCCTCAGAAACAATGGTGATCCAAATCAAATGAACGACCTGCAAAGCGCAATTGCCGCCCTGGAAACTCAGATTAACAACGCCAACGAAGCCCTGACGACCAATGGGGCGCGCCAACGCGAAGTGCGTTTGATCAAAGATCGCCTCGAAAAATCCCAAATTGAGCTCAAGAGTCTGCTCTCTCAGAAAGAAGATGTCAATATGACCGAGGCGATCTCTTACCTGCAACACCAGCAAACGGTTTATCAAACGGTCTTAGAGGTAGGGAAACGCGCCATCTCCGCCCTCAGTCTCTTTGATTTGCTCGGCTAA
- a CDS encoding Carbon storage regulator, which yields MLVLTRKAEESLVIGDQITLTILAVEGDRVKLGIQAPREISIHRKEVWDAIHEQNRLAELLVQDGHGERFEQLRQFLAGELDEGKEIAVPDGEAQES from the coding sequence ATGTTGGTCTTAACCCGCAAAGCAGAAGAAAGTCTGGTCATTGGTGACCAAATCACCCTGACAATCCTGGCAGTTGAGGGAGACCGGGTGAAGCTAGGCATTCAAGCCCCGCGCGAAATCTCCATTCATCGGAAAGAGGTTTGGGATGCCATACACGAGCAAAATCGACTGGCTGAGCTATTGGTACAGGATGGACACGGAGAGCGATTCGAACAATTGCGCCAGTTCCTGGCTGGCGAACTGGATGAGGGCAAAGAGATTGCAGTGCCAGATGGGGAAGCTCAAGAAAGTTAG
- a CDS encoding Flagellar biosynthesis protein FlhB — protein sequence MDKRFYLRNTDYLNQRRPKATALGYDPEHDEAPKVLASGEGLIAEQIIAIAKANGIPIREDPILAEALSKVDIGQAIPPELYPLVAEVLAYIYRLQHRTI from the coding sequence GTGGATAAGCGGTTTTATTTACGCAATACGGATTATTTGAATCAGCGTCGTCCTAAAGCGACTGCTCTGGGCTACGATCCAGAACATGACGAAGCCCCAAAGGTACTGGCGTCCGGGGAAGGTTTGATTGCTGAACAAATTATTGCAATCGCAAAAGCGAATGGCATTCCCATTCGCGAAGACCCGATTCTGGCTGAAGCTCTCTCCAAGGTAGATATTGGACAGGCCATTCCCCCAGAGCTTTACCCCCTCGTAGCCGAAGTTTTGGCGTATATTTATCGATTGCAGCACAGAACAATCTAA
- a CDS encoding Flagellar hook protein FlgE, with amino-acid sequence MLRSMFTAISSLSLHQAFMDVVANNLANVNTYGFKSSRVTFQDQFAQTLWSGSAPSDNLGGINPAQIGLGVRLGVISPTFTQGMLQATNRNTDLAIQGDGFFIYRNAVTNLFSRDGSLEMDSEGYLVNGATGLRIQGWMATVVNGVPTIDVGAALQDIQLPLGATLAQQTTNSQLFGNLDSRSTDPYQVAIGVYDSLGNLHSVTLTFTPGAGNTWTWTASGTGVSGSGNLVFDANGQYVSSTGNVSIAASGITGANDFTFTVDMSKLTQLASESDLSMTFQDGLAAGTFSTFFVTPQTGEIVGVYSNGMQRLIGQLALANFVNPAGLLQQGQNLFMVGPNSGDPAIGQAGTGTRGTIAAGYLEGSNVDLGQEFTNMIVAQRGFQASSRIITTSDEMLMEIVNLKR; translated from the coding sequence ATGTTACGATCGATGTTTACCGCAATCAGTTCTTTGAGCCTGCATCAGGCTTTTATGGACGTGGTGGCAAATAACCTTGCCAATGTCAACACCTACGGCTTTAAGAGCAGCCGCGTGACCTTTCAAGATCAATTTGCGCAAACCCTGTGGAGCGGTTCGGCACCTTCGGATAATTTAGGTGGTATCAATCCAGCCCAAATCGGTTTGGGTGTACGACTGGGCGTGATTTCGCCGACCTTTACCCAGGGAATGCTCCAGGCGACCAATCGGAATACCGATTTGGCTATTCAAGGAGACGGTTTCTTCATTTACAGAAATGCAGTCACCAATCTGTTTTCTCGGGATGGATCCCTTGAAATGGATTCAGAAGGTTATCTGGTCAATGGAGCGACCGGTCTGCGGATTCAAGGCTGGATGGCAACCGTGGTCAATGGTGTCCCGACTATTGATGTTGGGGCTGCCCTGCAGGATATCCAGTTGCCTCTGGGTGCAACGCTGGCGCAACAAACTACAAACTCCCAATTGTTCGGTAACCTTGACTCGCGCTCAACGGATCCCTATCAGGTTGCCATTGGTGTTTATGATTCTTTAGGGAATCTCCATTCGGTAACCCTGACCTTTACCCCGGGTGCTGGAAACACTTGGACATGGACAGCTTCGGGTACCGGCGTAAGCGGGAGCGGTAACCTGGTATTCGATGCAAATGGTCAATATGTCTCGAGTACTGGAAACGTCTCGATCGCTGCGAGTGGGATCACCGGGGCAAATGACTTTACATTTACTGTCGATATGAGTAAGCTAACCCAACTGGCATCCGAAAGCGATCTTTCGATGACTTTCCAGGATGGTCTGGCAGCCGGGACATTCTCCACGTTCTTTGTCACGCCTCAAACGGGTGAGATCGTTGGAGTTTACTCGAACGGCATGCAACGCTTGATTGGACAACTGGCATTGGCGAATTTTGTCAACCCGGCAGGTCTGCTTCAACAAGGGCAAAACTTGTTTATGGTAGGCCCGAACTCAGGCGATCCTGCGATTGGACAGGCGGGCACGGGGACGCGCGGGACGATCGCTGCGGGCTACCTGGAAGGCTCCAACGTTGATTTAGGCCAGGAGTTCACCAACATGATTGTTGCCCAACGCGGTTTCCAGGCCTCGTCGCGAATTATCACGACGTCAGATGAAATGCTGATGGAGATTGTAAATTTGAAGCGATAG
- a CDS encoding putative flagellar hook associated protein, translated as MTDPIRIQNNPSIQKTASNLSPKAAAQGQGFAQALEQKTREQEIRFSNHAQKRLQSREISLSDEGLARLAQAVEKVEKRGGKESLVLMDDLAFIVNVRQRLVVTALDARERGEGVFTQIDSVVLAD; from the coding sequence ATGACCGATCCGATTCGTATCCAGAACAACCCTTCGATCCAGAAAACTGCTTCCAATCTATCTCCGAAAGCGGCTGCCCAGGGTCAGGGATTTGCGCAGGCGTTGGAGCAGAAGACGCGTGAACAAGAAATCCGCTTTTCTAACCATGCTCAAAAGCGCTTGCAAAGCCGAGAGATTTCCCTTTCTGATGAGGGCTTAGCCCGCCTTGCGCAGGCCGTGGAGAAGGTGGAAAAGCGTGGCGGAAAAGAATCGCTGGTGCTGATGGATGATCTGGCTTTCATTGTCAATGTCCGTCAGCGATTGGTCGTCACAGCCCTGGATGCCCGTGAACGGGGCGAAGGAGTGTTTACTCAAATTGACAGCGTTGTGCTGGCAGATTAA
- a CDS encoding Flagellar basal-body rod modification protein FlgD, translating into MSIAAVSSSPSISSQIATQSATSALSGFDSNAFMAILLVQLRNQNPLEPMDDKDLIAQMAQLNSLEELKKISAGIETLIRFSQQA; encoded by the coding sequence ATGAGTATTGCTGCTGTTTCTTCTTCTCCATCAATTTCTTCACAGATTGCGACCCAAAGTGCAACTTCTGCTTTGAGCGGTTTCGATTCCAATGCCTTTATGGCGATCTTGCTGGTTCAATTGCGCAATCAAAATCCGCTCGAGCCGATGGATGATAAGGATTTGATCGCTCAAATGGCGCAATTGAACTCGCTGGAGGAGCTAAAAAAGATCAGCGCTGGTATCGAAACCTTGATCAGATTTTCTCAGCAAGCCTGA
- a CDS encoding Flagellar hook-length control protein FliK translates to MKEVFLLPTIGETLFQPQLKQAEKHAPLLEEGKSFREVLEQAKSAPEKPLVKHPNDRSTQVHQEETKPLPQREEFEPQVETPEPSTPVEETTPVQAAVDPLAFSETEAVIVIPVDPTLTLDLVSEETVQLNGELDANVLEEVAQTTQPLASDLSLLDSLSGEKQPVQESQSTPVEKNFAQLIQKTQDEPEPALQEIEHRDQADLQSKANLKPEPQSSSQEAHGKEVSPSGGEPKQSDKAVSGQAPRMVVESAPGGRPAIAQEAVKENGRAMVNEAQPTVSKESAKPEAVQTSGPPSSPPAAKPIEPARLAEAHRPEIVQQVARELEVFGKSGQTSLRIQLYPEQLGRIDVRLVSKADGVQIVIHAENASTASLLERDLNFLRDSLAQAGVNLSGLTVGQGQAQARSDLSQSEFRAPHQNGWKFGEAAEHGASNTKSFEPKWRDSSSTFEYRI, encoded by the coding sequence GTGAAAGAAGTTTTTCTACTACCAACAATCGGTGAAACGCTCTTTCAGCCTCAATTAAAACAGGCGGAAAAGCACGCTCCTCTACTTGAGGAGGGGAAGTCTTTCCGTGAAGTTTTAGAGCAGGCGAAGAGCGCGCCCGAAAAGCCCCTTGTTAAACATCCAAACGATCGTTCTACTCAGGTTCACCAGGAAGAGACGAAACCTCTTCCGCAGCGTGAGGAATTTGAGCCGCAGGTTGAGACTCCAGAGCCTTCTACGCCAGTCGAGGAAACAACTCCGGTTCAGGCTGCCGTTGATCCGCTTGCGTTCTCAGAGACAGAGGCGGTCATTGTGATTCCAGTTGACCCAACGCTGACCCTCGATCTTGTCAGCGAAGAAACTGTACAATTGAACGGTGAGTTGGATGCAAATGTCCTGGAAGAGGTGGCGCAGACAACCCAACCGCTGGCAAGCGATTTATCTCTGCTTGACTCTCTGAGCGGCGAGAAACAGCCAGTTCAAGAGAGCCAGAGTACGCCTGTGGAGAAGAACTTTGCGCAATTGATCCAAAAAACTCAGGATGAACCGGAGCCTGCACTTCAAGAGATTGAGCATAGGGATCAAGCTGACCTCCAATCCAAAGCAAACCTGAAACCTGAACCTCAATCTTCATCGCAGGAGGCGCATGGGAAAGAGGTTTCGCCGTCTGGAGGTGAACCAAAACAATCAGACAAAGCGGTTAGTGGACAGGCGCCTCGGATGGTGGTTGAGAGCGCACCTGGCGGGAGACCTGCCATCGCCCAGGAGGCGGTGAAAGAAAACGGCAGAGCGATGGTAAACGAGGCTCAGCCAACTGTGTCGAAAGAAAGCGCGAAACCCGAAGCGGTTCAAACGAGCGGACCGCCATCCAGTCCTCCGGCGGCAAAACCGATCGAGCCGGCCCGCTTGGCGGAAGCTCACCGACCAGAAATTGTCCAGCAGGTAGCGCGGGAATTAGAAGTCTTTGGAAAATCTGGACAAACGAGCCTGCGCATCCAGCTCTATCCCGAACAGCTTGGACGCATTGATGTGCGTTTGGTTTCCAAAGCCGATGGCGTACAAATCGTCATTCACGCCGAGAATGCTTCCACTGCTTCCTTGTTGGAGCGAGATTTGAACTTTCTCCGGGATAGTCTGGCTCAGGCTGGGGTTAATCTCAGTGGCTTAACTGTCGGCCAGGGTCAGGCACAGGCCCGCTCTGATCTCTCCCAAAGCGAATTCCGCGCCCCCCATCAAAATGGCTGGAAGTTTGGTGAGGCGGCGGAGCATGGCGCCTCGAATACAAAATCTTTCGAACCAAAATGGCGGGATTCAAGTTCAACCTTTGAATACCGAATATAA
- a CDS encoding Flagellar basal-body rod protein FlgB, with the protein MTDPILFSSTIQALKSALDGLSVQQEVIGQNISNVDTPGYRAQKADFRATLRRILNQDGKVVMQTTHKAHLSSTRPVDSVQISLREGGALRADGNNVDIDVELTQMTETVIQYQALSQLISRKFAGIKQIIGR; encoded by the coding sequence ATGACTGACCCAATCCTCTTTAGTTCTACAATTCAGGCTCTCAAATCAGCCCTTGATGGACTATCGGTCCAACAAGAGGTTATCGGTCAAAACATATCGAATGTGGATACCCCTGGTTATCGCGCCCAAAAAGCCGACTTTCGGGCGACTTTACGGCGAATTCTAAACCAAGATGGAAAGGTGGTGATGCAAACAACTCATAAAGCTCATCTCAGTTCAACCCGACCCGTGGATTCCGTTCAGATTTCTCTTCGTGAAGGAGGTGCCTTACGAGCCGATGGAAACAATGTAGATATTGATGTTGAACTTACCCAGATGACAGAGACTGTCATCCAATATCAAGCGCTGAGTCAGTTGATCAGCAGAAAATTTGCCGGGATTAAACAGATTATCGGGAGGTAA